Within the Candidatus Eremiobacterota bacterium genome, the region CGATGCACGTCGGGAGCCTGACGATCGTCATGCTCCCCGACGGCTATGCCGGCGACTTCTACGAAGATTTCAAAACACGGATCGAGCGGCGCATCGACCACGCGCCGAGCCTGCGCTGGAAGCTCGCGCAGACGCCGTTCGACGTCGACCGGCCGAGCTGGGTCGAGGACGAGCAGTTCGACGTGAACCGGCACGTGATGCGCGGCGCTCTTCCCGCGCCGCAC harbors:
- a CDS encoding wax ester/triacylglycerol synthase family O-acyltransferase, which produces MGETIRKLSVLDSAFLFAETAECPMHVGSLTIVMLPDGYAGDFYEDFKTRIERRIDHAPSLRWKLAQTPFDVDRPSWVEDEQFDVNRHVMRGALPAPH